The following are from one region of the Lycium ferocissimum isolate CSIRO_LF1 unplaced genomic scaffold, AGI_CSIRO_Lferr_CH_V1 ctg1292, whole genome shotgun sequence genome:
- the LOC132042041 gene encoding mediator of RNA polymerase II transcription subunit 19a-like: MDPDSKSFGRGPRELTGAVDLINHFKLLPHHEFFCKKPLPLSISDTHYLHNVVGDTEIRKGEGMQLDQLIQDTALSRETSSRIQPFDLDVLGEAFQLREAAPVDLPPSEKGIPTVAGKSKSESKDKEKKHKKHKNKDREKDKEHKKHKHRHKDRSKDKDKDKKRDKSGHHDSGADHSKKHHEKKRKHDGEEELNDVHKHKRSKHKNSKIDEIGAIKVAG; the protein is encoded by the exons ATGGATCCTGATAGCAAGAGTtttggaagag GGCCCAGAGAACTTACAGGTGCTGTGGATCTTATTAATCACTTCAAATTGTTGCCTCATCACGAGTTCTTCTGCAAGAAGCCACTTCCATTGTCTATTTCAGATACCCACTATCTTCACAATGTTGTGGGGGACACAGAAATTAGGAAAGGAGAAGGGATGCAGTTGGATCAGCTTATACAGGATACTGCCTTGTCAAGAGAGACGAGTTCCCGCATCCAGCCATTTGACTTAGATGTTCTTGGAGAAGCTTTTCAACTACGTGAAGCGGCTCCAGTTGATCTGCCTCCT TCTGAGAAAGGCATCCCTACCGTAGCTGGAAAATCCAAAAGTGAGTCAAAAGACAAGGAGAAGAAGCATAAAAAGCACAAAAATAAGGACAGGGAGAAGGACAAAGAGCATAAGAAGCACAAACATCGTCATAAAGATCGAAGTAAAGACAAGGATAAAGATAAAAAGAGAGATAAAAGTGGTCATCATGATTCTGGTGCTGATCATTCGAAGAAACATCACGAGAAG AAAAGGAAGCATGATGGAGAGGAGGAACTTAATGACGTTCACAAACACAAGAGAAGCAag CACAAGAACTCAAAGATTGATGAGATTGGTGCAATAAAGGTAGCAGGCTGA